The stretch of DNA CTCAGCTCGGCGTGCTGGGCAGGGGGGTCCTTCCTGTCTCCTGGCCGGCGCTGCTCTGTGTCGGCCTGAGTGcagctgggcaggtgggcagctTCTGGTGCCCACGTGGAGCCCCCCGCTGGTCTCTGCCGCCTGGCCTGGCCTTTGGGGTCCAGAGGAcgctgggccccagccccaggacacCCTGGGCGCCGTGCCTGGGGCGCGGCTTCCCTGTGTTGTCCGAGTGGGGCCCAGGGCCGGCTCCCTAAAGCCGCTGTGTGGCCTGGAGCTctcccgggggggtgggggggtggctgcCTCCTGGGCACGGCCCCACCAAGTCCAGACGCTGCCGTCAGCGTGGCCGGGCGCCCGCGGGCTCTGCGCCCCTGTTTGTGCTGTGCGCCCCCACGTGTCTCCCCGAGGCCCAGACGCAGGGCACCGAGTGTGGCCCGCAGAGCCGGGCAGAGTCCAAGTGCCGTGCCCTCACGTCACGGCCtgcgcccaccccacccccacccccagctgggcaGGGGTGCCCGTGGACGGTGCAGCTGGCCCCGGCTGGGCCGCCTCGGGCTCGGGCTGCCCCCTGTGGTTCCCGGCTGCCCAGGACCGGCGCCAGGCCGTGGTCCCGGAGCCCGAGACCTGGCCCCCGGTCacgccctgccctgctctgctctcctctccctgcagggcGGCCATGCGGCGGGTGAGcacagccctggaccagatggacCGGAGGAAGCACAGGAAGTTCGCAAACCAGTTCAACTACGCTCTGAGCTAGAGGCGGGGCCCCTGCGCCGAGGTGCCCAGGCCCGCCAGCCCCCCTGTGGCCCGCCAGTGCGCCGAGGGGCGCCACGCACGTGGGTTCGGGTGGCCTCCGTGCCCTGTGCGTGATGGAGATTCAGGGTGCGCGTGGCCCCGACCCTTATCCCCCAGCAGCCTTCTGGGCCGACCACTCAGGAAACCGAGGGAAACCCACACCGTTGTGTGAATGCTCTCTCAACGCCGACGCCAGGGGACGCGGACCGCCCGCTGTGCCGGGTCCTGCTTCCTGCTCAGACCGCCCGGGGACGGCTGTGTCCCTCGCCGACTCCCTCCCTCCGCTCAGGAAGCCACCCAAGGGAGCCGTGGCGCACGCAGTGGGCAGCTTGGGGGGCAGGCACGTGTCCGGTGCGGGGGCCCCCCCCCAGCCCGCACGCTGcccggccctgcccaggccccctgAGCCCGTCTGTGTCTGAGCTCCCCGTGCGTGCGGGTCTCGGTGCTGTGTGGAGCCGAACCGGcctttgagtctggcttctcGACAGTGCCCGGGCCCCGGGGCCCTCCCGAGGGGCAGCGTGGGCCGGGACGCCATCCCCCTCGTTGCCCTGTGCACCCCACCACGCTCCATCGCGTGGCCCGCTCCGTCCCCCCCCCCAGCTGCTCGCGGAGGTCGGCACGTCCCGGCTGTCGGGGGCGACGTGGCCGGAACACCCGTGTGCCCGTTTCTGCGTGGACGTGTTTTCACTTCGCGTGGGCGTGTAACGAGGAGCGGAGTGGCTGGGTCACGTGGCAGCTCTGTCTAACCTCGGGAGCCGCCGCCCTGCTCCCCGCAGTGGCCGTGccccgtccccctccccaccacgccCACTCGGCCCCTCTGGGTGCCTGTGAGCGCCCGTCCTCCCACTGCCGCTGCCTGGGTGGCGCGAGGTGCTGTCTCCTCGGGGTTTCAATTTGCACGTCCTGAGGACTACAGGTGCTGAGCATCTCCCTGTGTCTTAACTCCTCCCCCAAGGACACGTTTGTCGATttagggggagaggaaggggcagagagagagcgCATCGACGTGAGTGAGAAACGTCAGTCGGTCGCCTCTCGTATGCGCCCAGACCGGGACTCGAACTCCCAGACTCCGGGTGCACAGGACGATGCCCCGAGCCCCTGGCCAGGGCgagtctttggagaagtgtcggCCCCGgcccctggagggggtgggggcaggggtgccgGCTGCCCCTGGACGGGCTGCTGGGAAGCACCCAGGGCCGGTCCTCTCCCGTGTGTCCTGCGGGTGTGTCGGCCCCTCGAGGGCAGTGTGGAGGGTCCCTGGCCATTACTTCCCGAAGGGGTCCGCCCACctcttcaccccccccccacgccccaggTGCTGCCGTGGTGGGCGTCAGCGCTGTGGGCGGTGTCCCCTGGTCTCCGAGACCCTCTCCGCTTTCCATGGTCCTCCCCCAGTGCCCCAGACTGGGCCTGGCGGCCCGTCTCCGAGGCCCGGGTTCTTCCTCCCGCCCGCTGCAGGCCCCTCCACCCTCCGGGGAGTCGTCGCCTCGGGTCTTGTGCTTCTCGGTGCGGACCTCCCGCTGGGTTCCCTCCCCCAGCTCGTCCCTCTGCTGGTCCTCCCCACGTGGCGGAACGCCGCTCTCACACTCAAGCTCCCCAGACGCGGTCTCCTGCAGCTCTCCGGAGGCACATCTTCCCAGGGACTGGCCCGAGTCCCCACTGACCAGCCCCGCAGCCGCTGTGGGCCCCTGGTTTCCCGTGGACAggcctgctccctctctcctcgTGTGTCTCAGCGTCTGTGGTCCATGGGACTTTTTAAGTACCGGAGGCAGCGGCTCTGGAGGTCGGACCCACCGCTGCCCAGAACTTGCTGCAGCTGCTGTCCGCCTGTGCAGGGTCTGGATGCGCTCTGTGAGGCCTGTGTCCTCTGTCACACGCACCCCGAGGTCCGCTTGGTGGGCCTGGTGGCCGGCTGACACTGGCCGGAGCAGTCCTCGCAGGCTCTGGCCCCCGGAGTCTCGCGGTGCTGTGCCAACAagccgtggggtggggtggggcacctTCAGCCTCAGCCCCGGGGtcaccagccctgccccccgGCCTGCGTGCAGCGTACAGGGCAGCCAGGGCGGAGTGCTCAGCGTCTCCGCGGTGCTGGGAGGTCCCTGTCCAGCCTCTCCTTCGCCCCGGCTGGGACCGCCGCTGGCGGCCGCGTCATCCGTCTTCTACAGACCCGCCCGGAGCCGGCCGCGTGGAGCCAAACGAAGACAAGCCTCGCGAGTGGGGTTTTCCCAGCGGCAGTCAGATGAGCCACGTAGCGGCCGCTCTGACGATGAGGCTTCTGGGGGCGTCCCGCCCCGGCACCCCCCCAGCAGCCGGGAGCTGCTGGCCCTGCGGGCGGACTGAGAGCCCGCGCTGGCTGGGCGCGGCGGCCTTCCCGGGACACACACACCCACTCCCCGGGCTGGGACGCGCCTCGGGTTAACCCCGGAGCTCTGGAGAAGTGGCCGGGGTCGGGTTTGCTGTgcgttggggggggggcgggtccctgAGGTCCGGCCCTCGCAGCTGGAGGAGCCGCTCCTGTGGCTGCACAACGTCCGTCCGCTCTGTGGGTGGGGCCCCGGCGGGGACTCGCCCCGCCCACCGCCGTGCCCAGGCGTCCCGCCGCGGGCGTCTGTGGCCGAGTCCTCTCCCGCAGAGACGTCACCCTGGGGCCAAGGAGCCAGGGGGGCTGTGCGTGTGTGCAtcagggtggggggggcagctccAGAGGCGCTCTCCGGAGTGGTGGCGGCCGGCGCTCCCACCAGCTGCCGGCCAGTGTGCTCGCCGCCCCACCCGCAGCGGGTTCACCGCGTTGCACATTCGCTAAGCGATGTGACAAAGTGCAGTCTCATGGTTTAGTGGGTAACCAAAATATCTCttaaagtgaaatttgtttttcttttcctgtgtttattttctgttgtcttgtttatttcttattaaattgTAGCAGCTCTTTATTATTAAGAAAACTAACCccggctggtgtgtctcagtggattgagtgccagcctgcaaaccaaagggttgctggttcgattcccagtcagggcacatgcctgggttctgagccaggtccccagtagggggcgtgcgagaggcaagcacatgctgatgtttctctccctctcttcccctctctaaaaataaataaaatcttttttttaaagaaaaaactgtctCCACAAGGTGCATTGCAAGTATTTCCTCGTTTTGTCTTCCGATCTCCCTCACGTTGCCGTTTGCTTTGCAGACTCCCTGTGCAGTTACTGTAGTCGGCCTCCCACGCCTCCCGAGGCTCGTGTTTCTCCCCCAAGATTCTATTAAAAATcctcccatgttttcttctgcGCTTTCACAGTTTTCATCCTTATATTTAAATCACTGATCTACATCCCCTTTGTTTTAACATACAATGTTACCTGGGGAATCTAGTTCTTTCCTTCCGATGGTCTGTCCCCACCGTTTGTTCAGGCCCTCACGTTTCAGCAGGTTTGAGCTCCACCTCGACCTCCCGCCAGAGTCCCCCGGGCAGCGCTTATGCTtctgagcgcccccccccccccgctctgccTGCTGTGTGTCACTGCGCGGTCTGAGCCGCGGTGGCTGTGGGCCGTGTGTCACCGTGACAGCGACCTCTTCCTTTCTGTGCGTCTGGAGGTGCGGCCGGAGCGCCGGCGAGCGGGGGTGGGGTGTCCCTGCGAAGCCTGACTCAGGGAGGGTTTGTTGCCGGTGCCCTTTGCACCGTGTCTTCCAGTGAGCCTCCGTGGGCGTCTGTTCGAGACCAGCCTGTGGGTCTGGGGGTGTCTGgccggcgggggggtgggggggcttgtggagagcgggcgtggggctggcctGCGTggctggcaggtgggtgcaggGTGTCCGGTGACGGGCGCTGGGGGGCCCCTTCCCTCAGGCCCAGGGGACGTGCCGGAGGCTGCACCCGTGCTGGCGGTGTCCTCGgtgccccttcccttccctccccttccccacccgtACTTGTCCAGCTGTGCTCTGGGTCCCCGTGAGCCAGGCAGGGGTGAGGCGGCCTGGGGGTCCTGGCCAGTGGACGAGTTTGGTgcggccccacccccgggccccagCCTGTCCTCAGCCccgggggggtgggctggggtgcggggacaTGGCTGCTGCAGAGGGGCTGCCACACGGGACACAAGGGGGGGCAGGACCCGGCACCTGGAGTGCTGCCCGCCTGTGGCGGGGGGGCCCTGGAGTGAGACCCCCAGGACCCCTGTCCTCCCCTCGTGCCGCTCCCCACATCCCGGAGACTGGCCTGCCCAGCCAGCACCCAGCCCCTCACTGCCCTCCGCCCGCCCCACGGTGGGTGCCCCACTGGGAGCAGGCGCCCCCCTACTCGGGGGTCTCTTCTctccccccagggctggggccttTCTCTTCACTGTGTGGCCTTTCCTGGTGGCATGTGACTCTCAGGGTTCCCAAGACGGAGACCTGGGGACTCCGCACCGGTCCTGGGTGCCACCCTGGGGTGCTGGGTGTGACCGTTCAGGCCAGCTGCCCAGGAGCAGGGGACACGTGACAAGTGGCCGGGGCAGGTGATGGCAGAGGGACAGCAGGGCACTGCTGCGTGTGGGGAGGACAGCCCGGAGAGCCTCctgctggggcagggccaggcccagggcccggtggtggtggtggccgtGGTCCCCGCTGGGGGACAGCAGCCTGGCCCTCGACTCACCCTGGCCACAGTCAGGGGCCCTTGAGGGGCTGTGACCCCAGGGTCCCCGTGGTTTGGAGGAGGAGAAGTgggggggtgcagaggggccCCACAAgggtgtggggtgctgggtgcGGGGAGAGAAGCCAGCTCAGACAGCAGGGGCCCACCTGAGGGTGCGGCCATGGCTGGAttggccccagggcccctgcatgcccgtggggggggggggggggggcaggggcaggacaaGCCCGGTGAAACCGACGCCAGGAGCCCTGCCAGGGCCAAGCGGCAAGGGCTCTTTGCAGGGGTGGCAGGTCCCACGCCCATTCTCCCCTTTTGACTGGGAACAACACTTCAGCAGCTGAAAGACTACGTTTCCCAGCTTCCTCAGGCTGGCAGTGGCCATGTGACCAAAGTGACCAATGACGTGTGAGCAGCTGGCTGTGTCaggaaaagggcaggttcctCTCCCCGTTCTGGGTGCTGCCTGGAAGCTCGATGTGATGGCTGGCGCCAGGCCCTACCCCTGGGTCTCTGAGGATGAGGCCCagcccgtgggggcggggggggggacccaGCAGGACCCAGCTGGGTCCCCGAGGACTCTGCGAAGGTGTCGCCGTTGTGCAGAGCCACCAGCGACCAGAATGAGCTCACACGAGAGAAAATAAACTCCATCCAACACTTCATGTGGAGTCTCTCTTCCTGCAGCCCCAGACATTGCTAACCAACTccggggcagggggctgagggcTGGCGGTGGGTCCCCAAGGGGCGGGCGCCCCAGGAGGCCTTGTTCAGGCACCGGCCTCACTGGTCAGCTGGAGGCGCCCTCCGCGCTGGGTCTCTGCTGGGGGACCTGCACGAGTAAGACCGGGACGGTGGGGTGGCCACTGGGCCAGGACGAGCCCTGGGAGCTCTGGGAGGCCCCTCCAGACGCCGACACCAAAGTGGGACCATGTAGAGGGCTCAGGGGTCACCTCTGTCTCGGCgcccagggcaggccctggggggctGTGACCCCGAGTCAGACGCAGGAACCCCTGGGCCccgggctggtgggggtgggggtggcgccAAGCCcagtgggtgcatgagaggtggggccagcctggggctggggaagtaGCCAGAGCCGCCCCCCATGGGTGCACCGTGGACGCTGGGCGCCCAGCAGGACGGTGAGCTGGAGAGCCAGGGCGGAGCCCGGACGGCACAGGGTGGGGGCCGCTTGCATGGAGCCCCACGGCCTCCCGGACCAGCTCTCCCCGTGCATCGTGCCCGTAGCCACAGCTCGGAACCCGGGGGCCACCGGGGGACTCAGGTGGGCCGATGCGGGCCTGTCCCTGCGAGGGCCAGCAGGAGCCAGCTGGCCCCAGAGCCGCCCCCGGCAGGGCCTTCGGGCCGGAGAGGGGCCTGctcagggtgtggggagggcggggggggggggcagggcacgtgactggaggagaggggctggggggagagcgTTGCAGCCCTGGCTTCGTGGCCTCCAGGCCGCCCTGCACATGTTCCACAGGCAGGGCTGACGCCGGAGGGTCCACAGGTGTGGCTGCTGTGTTCTGGGTGGCCTTGGCAGCTCCCCGGGCTTGGCGGGTgcaggggacagggagaaggCCAGAGCGAGTACCTGTGTCTGAAACCCCCCCTTTCCGGCCTctgtggtggggagtggtgagggaCCGGGCAGGTGTGGTGGGTGCAGGTGtggcagaggagggggtggggcgctgCTGCTCCGCCGAGACCCGAGACCGCGCAGGGGCTGGGTTGGCACCCTGTGCACGCCCAGCCGGGCTCTGCCAGGGGCGGCTCCGGGGAGCCAGGGCCCCTTGGGAGCAGACTGGCCCCTTCTGGGCGCTGACGGGCACCCCACCCTGGCCTTGCCCTCAGCTCCTGGAGGTGGTGCCGGCTTGCGGCTCTGCGCCCCTCGCGCCCCTCTCAGAGTGCTCAGCACACTGACGGTGTTACACTCGGCCGCGGGCCTTCTGGAGAGTTCTGGAGTTCCCTGGGGCTCCTCGGTCAGCGGCCTACACCCTGGAAGCCCGGTCTCAGTGTGGGTCTGGGGGCGTCCTGCCCTGCCtgcaccccctcctgccccccaccagtGGGGTGGTGTCGGGTGCTGGGCTCTGGGAAGCTGGGCAAGTCGGGCCTCTGGGCTTTCGGCCCTGTAGCACCCAGCGCGGTGGACCTGGAGGTCAGGGGTGCgggcggctctgggaggggctgggactgAAGGGGGGGCAGCCTGAGGGGCCAGTGGCCCGGCCGTGCTGGTGGAGGAGCTAGAGCAGGGCGTCTCCTCGCGACCAGGGCTGCCCCTCACTGGCCACCCCCAGGCGAAGGAGGGGTGCAGGCACTCTCTGCCACTCCCCTCAGggacccccctccaccccagggtcATCCTGCTTcggggccaggcccccaccctggggaggaCGAGCAGACCCAGCGCGGCGGGGTCCCTCCACCGCGCGACTCGGGCCCCAAGGCCAGGGCAGGCGCACACCCCGCACGCAGTGTCCTCTCCAGCCCGCGCACTGGCTCCCCCTCAGCACCGGCGCCCGCGCCCCAGAAGCCACTCGGATCTTTCAAGGAGAGCGGCCGCCCTGGAGCCCCGGACTGCTGGCCGCGGACTTGGAGTCTGGCTGGGGGTCTGCACCCCTGCGGGCCCCAGTTTCCCTCCACCGGGAGCGTCTGGAGCTCCCGCTTCGGGGCCGGCAGGCGGATGCGCACGGCCGAGCCGCCCTGACCCGGCGGTGCTCAGGCGCCGCGGGGGTGAGGGGTTCGTGCCCGACCCTGCGCGGCTCCGTCTCCCTGGGCGTCCGGACTCGCCCCGAGAGTGCCCTGAGGCTGCGCAGAGCGGGGCAGGGGCCGTCCCCGGGCTCCGGGGCCGTGGGGGAGGGTCCCGGCCAGGAGCCTGAGCACGCACCGCCGGGGAACCTCCGCGCCCGCCGCCCCAAGCGCACGGGTTCCGCCGGGAGACTTTGGCCGCGGGACGCCGACCCGCGGGGAACCTGGGACCCGAGCCCCACTCCCAAGCGAACCCCCCGCGGGCGTCTGGGTCGCACCGAAGTCCCCAAGGAAGGGCAGCCAGGAGGACCGGGCGCGGGCGGCGCCGGAGCCGGAGGGACGCGGGCGCGGCCTCCTGCGGTTTATTGATTGAACAAGTTCGGCAAAGTGCTTCCAAGCGGGGCGGCCCGACGCGGACAGTcgtttataaatttaaaactcttCCGTGGCAACCGGCTGTACAGTCAGCGGCCGCACCTCACCAAGCGGCCACCCGGGCCGCGCTCAGAGGTGCGGGGCGTAGAAGGCGGGCGCGCCGTAGGTCTGCGAGCCCAGCACGAAGGGCGACAGCACCGCGGGGCTCGACAGGAAGGGCAGCTGCGCGGCGCACACCAGGCCGCCGGGGCCGTGCGCCGGGTACCCCGCCGGGCCGTGCATGGCGAGCGGCGCGCCCATGGGCGGCGACGGGCTGAGGGGGCTGAGGCCGCCGGGCAGCCCCGCTCCCGGCCCTgcgccgggccccgggcccccgccgccgccggTCGGGGCGCTGGTGTCGGCGCCCGGGTTCTGCTTCTTCCACTTGGTGCGGCGGTTCTGGAACCAGATCTTCACCTGCGTCTCGGTGAGGCTGAGCGACAGCGCCAGGTTGAGGCGCTCGCACACCGACAGGTAGCGCGTCGCCTTGAACTTGTTCTCAAGCGCCACGAGCTGCTCGTACGTGAAGGCGGTGCGCGCGCGCCGCGGCTTCCCGGACTTGGAGTCGGAGCCCGTGCGCTTGCGCTTGGGCTTGGTGGACCCGGCCGTGCCCTGCGGGGTCGTCCCCGCGCCCCCCGGCGCCGGTGTCCCCGCTGAGGCCCCCGGCGGGGCCTGGGCTCCGGGTGAGTTTCCCCGGGGGCCGGGCGCCGCGGCCTCGTCGACGGTGCCAGGCGCCTCCTCGGCCTCCACCGCACCTGGGCAGCCCGACCCGCGGGCCGCGAGGCCGCCCCCGCCTCCTCGCGCCTCCTCCGCGCTGCGCGCCGCCCCCGGCTCGGGCGCCTGGTCCTCGTTGTCCGGAGCCTCCTCCCCGCTGTCCGCGCTCGGGCTGCGGCCGCCGCTGCTGTAGCCGTTGGCCTCGGCCTCGTCCGCCTGGTAGGGGTCGCCGGCGTCTGCGGGCGGGGACCGGACAGGACAGTTAGACTCGCGCCCTCCTTCCCTGCTCGCTCCCCCGCCGCTCCCGCCGTCCCCGCGGCCCCCCGCGgtgctcccccttccccttccccgtTTCGTTGCTTCTTTCGTCCATtcgcctccctccctgccccctgagcCTTCGTCCTCCTTCCCCGCGCTCCTGTCCTCCGCCCGCGCTCCCGCCGCGCCCCGGAGCCCCGCGCCTTTGCCGGAGCGGGACCTGCGGACTTTTCGGCGGAGCCGAAGCTCAGATCGAACCGTGGGGCAGATACAAACTTAATTAAACTCATTTTGTGTAATGTACAAACTAGTTAAGGGCCATTTAATTTATTCCAGCCTATATCACCCTCTAATTACGCAGGGCG from Phyllostomus discolor isolate MPI-MPIP mPhyDis1 chromosome 1, mPhyDis1.pri.v3, whole genome shotgun sequence encodes:
- the NKX1-1 gene encoding NK1 transcription factor-related protein 1, with amino-acid sequence MSASGPAAPGDGPALPPVPPPAPGPGPAPPAPAAAARDTMDGRAELPAFPRAGAPPLAAGDTAPAAPEGAGVARPAPPPRPTSFSVLDILDPNKFNSRRRRCVLLGPVAPSACAPAPCAPVPAATGRPPRAEELERRALAAAGGAGTATGAEPAHAGDPYQADEAEANGYSSGGRSPSADSGEEAPDNEDQAPEPGAARSAEEARGGGGGLAARGSGCPGAVEAEEAPGTVDEAAAPGPRGNSPGAQAPPGASAGTPAPGGAGTTPQGTAGSTKPKRKRTGSDSKSGKPRRARTAFTYEQLVALENKFKATRYLSVCERLNLALSLSLTETQVKIWFQNRRTKWKKQNPGADTSAPTGGGGGPGPGAGPGAGLPGGLSPLSPSPPMGAPLAMHGPAGYPAHGPGGLVCAAQLPFLSSPAVLSPFVLGSQTYGAPAFYAPHL